DNA sequence from the Lagenorhynchus albirostris chromosome 13, mLagAlb1.1, whole genome shotgun sequence genome:
TGTCTTTTAAGCCAGAATAGCTTCCCCCTTTTATAATACATGATATTAATCTTTTTTAAGAGTTTAGGTCACTTGTAGGCTGTCCCAAATCAGACTGGATTGGCTGATTATTTCCTCAAGATTAGATTCAAATGAAATGTTGGCAAAAATACTACATAAGTAATATTGTATATCACTTAGTGCATCTGCCTATTGATGATAATAGTTGCTACTATTTTAATTGTCCCAAACTaatgagaaaagaacagaaatagacttgtTAAGTAAGGCTTGCAGTTGGGCCAGATGAAGGCCAGAAAATGTCATGGTGTATTGTCTAATCAAAGGCTCTGAAGACATTGGAATAGTGAAAAAGGGAGGGAGAACTGTGTCATTACATGCTTGCCCCGTGTTAGTATAGATGTGCCTAACTTCAACACACTTACATTGTGGGAATCAAGTTTACAAGTTTACCAAGTTTACATTTTGAGAGCAATTTACctttaacaaaataatattgTCCTTCATATTAAATTGATGCTATTATTTAGAATTTGTACTTTTGTgacaattttctaattttaattgttAGGAAGATTCTGTGAACATCAGAAGTTTAAACGtagtttgttttatacatatttaagAAACGGCGTACAAAAATAATTTGCATCAGCTATGGGGGTATGGgaagaattattttcctttgaaatggGTCCACATATTAAGCAAAGCAATACTGATTTAGCTCTATTTATTAGGCACTTCTGAAGCCTTTAGCTTTTGGTCCAGAGAGACTGGCCATGGGAAACGATGATGCAAACAGTGAATGAAAAGTTATTAGGCAGTTGGTTTTCTTGTGTTCCAATTATTATGTGAATTACAGTAGTTGCTACTGAGCAGATAACAGCAGCATGGGTGTGCAGCTCCTCAGGCACTCTGTACAGCAAGCACAGGGTGACGCATGCCAAGTATGGACCAGGGAAAAGTAATTTTCTGTACCCTATCTTTTTTTTATCTATTTACTTTgtcagagggaggcagaagataGGAAATTTCGGGAGAGCGGGTAAATTGTTAGGAGctcattaaaagttatttttaggaGACCAGACagttttttgaggttttttattttgtttgggaaaGATTAGGATCTTTGTCATAGTGATTAGGCGCAAAACAGTGTATTATTAAGAACATGGGATCTAAAGGCAGAAGCTCTATCACTTAATAATACCCAAAATCTTTTGGCAAGTCAGCCCCTCTGAACTTCATTTTCTTCACCTGCCGGATAGGAATATGAAGAAATATGGACCCCTACCCTCTTCACAGCATAAAACAGgataaaaatgctttgtaagctatatatgttttaaattgctTTCATAAAATTGAGTTCCTTTCCCAGCTTTACAAATGGTCTGTTGTAGTTAAATAAGAATCTCCTAATTGGGACTGTGAATTTCTAGAAGTCCATATATTGCCCAGCATGTGAGGAACCTATGTTCTGGTGAAATAGAGCACCACTGAGCAGTATCTGAGCTATACTCTTAAAATTAATCATATCCTAAAAGTGATCAAAATCCAGCAGTTGTTATAAGGAGAAGGAAACTTCCTTTTCACTAGATACCCTTTTATACTGTTTACTACAGGCATCTATTGCCTGTTCAAACTTTATGTAATTGGAGCAGCTCAGGGATATGACTGTGGGTTGTTGAGACATGCCCTGACAGCAACAAGATGGCACTGGGCTATGTAACCTGCCTAGAATTCCCCTGGAAAGCTGAGCCGGTGGTTTGATTGGGATTGTAAGTTTCCTAGGGAGACAGGACAGGTCACCCCTTTGCAAGAGCACTAATAACACTAGCATGTCTCCGCTTTCAGTGGAAAAGGGGAACCTGTGACTGAACTCAGCTGGCACTCCTGCCGGCAGCTCCTCTACCAGGCAGTGGCCACAGTCCTAGCCCACGCAGGCTTTGAGTGTGCTAACGAAAGTGTCCTGGAGACCCTAACTGATGTGGCACATGAGTATTGTCTTAAGTTCACCAAGTTGCTGCGCTTTGCTGTGGATCAGGAGGCCCGGCTGGGGCAGACTCCCTTCCCCGACGTGATGGAGCAGGTTTTCCATGAAGTGGGTATTGGCAGCGTGCTCTCCCTCCAGAAGTTCTGGCAGCACCGCATCAAGGACTATCACAGTTACATGCTGCAGGTGAGAGGACCCTGAGGAGAAGTGGGTAAAGATGTGTAATCTAGGGGTGTCCAGCAGGATCCCTAACACTTGCTCTAGGGTGCAGAGTACAGGGTCTTGGAACAGAGTGGACTTACCCTGCTTTCCTCTTCGGCCCTGGCTGTGTTCCACTGGCCTCATCACTGATGTGGCCAGACTCAGGGGTCTCCTTTAGTCAGTGAAATTATAGCATGTGGTTAGCATGCTTTTATTcaacgaatatttattgagtgcctattgtgAGTCAGGCACTATGAGATTCAGCAGTTAACAAGTTCCTTGAGCTTGCACTCTTGTTgagagggaaacaaaaacaagtaaacaaataatgatcaaaataatttcagatgGCGTTAAGTgctatgagaaaaaaacaaaacagagtgagGTGATGCTGCCCAAGGGTGGAGTGTGGTGGGGGAGACACCATTTTTGGTTAGAAACAGAAATATCTGAGCTCTTCAACCCTTGTGGCCTGAGGCATTTTGTTCACTGTTTCGGTTTCCCCAAATCTAAAATATGGTAAGGAATTCTTAACACCCAGTTGTCTTTGCTAAGCGACCCAGATTTCCTACAGTGTTCATCATCCACCTGTGGTACCTATGTCAAATCTTAATTTTTATAGCTAAAAATGTGATCTTTTGTCCCAGTTCTGATATAATACAGTCTAAATATTTTTCACCTTTATGTACCTTTTAATTAATGACATACACATTCTCTGCTAAACAGATATTCTTTACATGTCTCTGCCATTTACGAATTTCAAACTCACATTCCTTCCTTTGGCAGTGATGTTTTATGCATATTCATATTCTGTTGGCTTTTCCATGGATGCCACAAGCTGACTATCCAACTTGCTTTTAACTTGGAAAATTGACTCTTGCTTGCCAACAGATTAGTAAGCAGCTCTCTGAAGAGTATGAAAGGATTGTCAATCCTGAGAAGGCCACAGAGGACACTAAACCTGTAAAGATCAAGGAGGAACCTGTGAGCGACATCACCTTCCCTGTCAGTGAGGAACTGGAGGCTGACCTTGCTTCTGGAGACCAGTCACTGCCCATGGGAGTCCTTGGGGCTCAGAGTGAACGCTTCCCATCTAACCTGGAGGTCGAGGCTTCACCACAGGCTTCAAGTAAGAGAAAACAACTTACCCATTTTGATTCTGGGAGATCTGCCAGTCTCAGTACTTCTTGCGTTTTGGATTCAAACTCTGGAGATGGAAGAACAAAAGTGGGGATGGGCAGGAGAATGGAAAGTCTGAAAACGAATATAGCTTCACTGATCTACAGATACCAACATTCTCTTTGTAATTAAGGAAGAAAGGACTAGCAGAGCTTTACAgacattctttaaaattatttctagttAGGATGTAGATGCAATAAGTGATTACCAGAGTTAATTCAGCTGACCTAGCTGGGTGGGCAGATGGCCTCCTGTCCTCTGTATTCTGGTCTTTCCTGCTGCTTGTACTGAATTGATTAAGGCAACTTCCAGATAGATGGAGTAATGTTAATTGCTCAGGGATGTTTGAATAGTTGGGGTTCCTTGCTAAAGTACCCCCCAACAAGTTGGAACTGAAAGGAATTGAAATAGGGCAACCCAGTTACAGGCAGCTGGCCTCTTCTTCCAGATAGACCCTGTGATTACCTTCAGAACTAGATGACTTGATCCCTAAGTCAGTTAGATTGCAAATTAGTCTAGACGCTCAGttctttacaaatataaattgtCATGTCATCAATGCACAAATGATGCAAATAGCCAGTCCTTCAGTGTAGCCTAAACAGAATTAggccacattttttaaagttttcggCAGAGAGCCTTTCACCATGGAACACGTAATAACCACAGAACAGTGTTGCTAGAAGACACAGAGGCAGGAGAGCCAAAAAGAAATTGTTGCAGATGTAGGGGTCATGTCTCTTTTCAGCAGTCTGGGAACAGCTGCCAGCATTTCGTACTGGTCATTAACTTTTCATAACGTGAGAAAGGACCAGGGACCCAAACACAAGGCAGGAAAACAAGACAGCCCCATAAAAGGACAGGCCAATGTAACACCTGACTAAGAGCCCATGGTTGTGCCTGCCTTTGAACCATGAATCTTTCCACGAGCATAGTTTTACTTCCCTAGTTTAGGGAAAGTGGAGGTGGATGAGCTGGGGTAAAGGAGGGTGAGGAAGTGGAAAAGAAGATACTTAGAGTTGGTAATTGTTTGAGCAGAGAATAACCACCATATTCTCCAGCCAAGTAGAGAATCAGAGTGAAAACTGACCTCAAAGGTCATCAGTTGGCCCTGGGTGGTGCATGTCTCCTACTTtgtttcagcctttttttttttaatagatttttttaaacaaatttattttatttatttatttatttttggctgtgttgggtcttcgttgctgtgcccaggctttctctagttgcggcgagcagggggctactctttgttgtggtgtgtgggcttctcattgcagtggcttctcgttgcagagcatgggctctagagcacaggctcagtagttgtggcgcacgggctcagttgctctgcggcatgtgggatcttcctggaccagggctcaaacccgtgtcccctgccctggcaggaggattcttaaccactgtgccaccagggaagccctgttccagCCTTTCTTACTGCTAGTTAGTTCTACATTCTTCTTCCATTCCCAGGTACAGAAGTAAATGCTTCACTTCTTTGGAACTTGGCCCACGTGAAAATGGAGCCGCAAGAGAGTGAAGAAGGCAACGTCTCTGGGCATGGCGTGCTGGGCAGCGATGTGTTCGAGGAGCCcatgtcaggcatgagtgaagcTGGGATCCCCCAGAGCCCTGATGACTCAGACAGCAGCTACGGCTCCCACTCCACTGACAGCCTCATGGGGTCCTCCCCTGTTTTCAACCAGCGCTGTAAAAAGAGGATGAGGAAAATATAAGGCAAAGAGGGAGAGTTTCTCTCCAGACCTACAAGACCCAACAGAAAACCTTGATGTATTCTAATTCGTTTCCATAAACAGTGATTTGACTTTTATTCTTAAACACAGTGGATTTTCCTGATATCAGTGGAACTGGATTTAACCAAATAAGtctgctttttccttttgcctccagTTTTTGTAGTTTTCCACAACCAAGCTACCTTTCACAGACATCATGACACTGGGATGGTAATCCAGAGACCAAAGCACTGTCCCTGACATCTACTGTGTGACTAGACAAGTGACTTAGCTTCTCTAGAGCTGTTTCTCTTGCACAACTGAGAAGAATCATACTGCTTTTACCTACCTTGCAGAGATATTATGAAGATGGAGATGTTGTTAAGCCTCAAAGCTGTGCTTGAATAGACTCACAAGTAAATATATGCTGGTATcagatgtcaatttttttttaacttgcttcATTTTTGGTCGAAGTCCTTGGGAATCCAGTGCTAATACCTAATAGGAAATAGCTAAACATTGCATAGCTTATCTATCAGTAGTCTTGTTTTCAAACTGTTTTTGCTGCCCATGAGGTCGCCTATAAAGTCAGAGTGGTCTGTGGTAAACAGGCTTTTTGCTTTTTCAGATAGCCCTCTACTATCTCAGCCACATATTTTCTTCTGCTCTAGACTTATTCCATGTATTTccaccatctttatttttttatttccactcagtttttttttatattttcaccaTGTACGCTTTTTGGTTgctcctttcatttttctcctttgtgaatGAAGCAAACAGGACCTGTCCAAGGACAGGCTTGTGCCTATTTCATTTGTTGCATCTGCTTGGCCATCAGAGAACAGTCCATTCCTCTGTCAGAATTCTGTCTGCACATTGTGTTTCTACTG
Encoded proteins:
- the SUPT7L gene encoding STAGA complex 65 subunit gamma, translated to MLRYWGEIPISSSQTNRSSFDLLPREFRLVEVHDPPLHQPSANKPKPPTMLDIPSEPCSLTIHTIQLIQHNRRLRNLIATAQAQNQQQTEGVKTEESEPLPSCPGSPPLPDDLLPLDCKNPSAPFHIRHSDPESDFYRGKGEPVTELSWHSCRQLLYQAVATVLAHAGFECANESVLETLTDVAHEYCLKFTKLLRFAVDQEARLGQTPFPDVMEQVFHEVGIGSVLSLQKFWQHRIKDYHSYMLQISKQLSEEYERIVNPEKATEDTKPVKIKEEPVSDITFPVSEELEADLASGDQSLPMGVLGAQSERFPSNLEVEASPQASSTEVNASLLWNLAHVKMEPQESEEGNVSGHGVLGSDVFEEPMSGMSEAGIPQSPDDSDSSYGSHSTDSLMGSSPVFNQRCKKRMRKI